In one Lycorma delicatula isolate Av1 chromosome 5, ASM4794821v1, whole genome shotgun sequence genomic region, the following are encoded:
- the LOC142324812 gene encoding general transcription factor II-I repeat domain-containing protein 2-like — MSRNLEDILHENINKCVVLSLQFDESTDYIGTAQLCVFIRMVFDDMLVTEELLTIMPMHDRTRGQDIFDLFKNYIARTNFPICKLVSITTDGAPAVIGNKSGFVALCKGDDDIPNFIDYHCIIHTQILCSKVLKFNRVMDVAFKIVNSIRSKSLSRRQFRALLNECGEEHNELLLHTDVRWLSHATFLARFRELLPQITSYLQSKGDSYPQLNDQEWLLDLAFFCDVTEKLNRLNQQLQGKSKTIIHMISILKSFKEKLNMLAMQLKRRDLKHYQNLADESKNNKTVAYDKYADVIGMLLNEFDRRFLKLSELEDIACFLSYPFNEIDVKSLAQKLHNFLNTINIAELEEEILNIKCDINLKSMVSDSNFWKLISKDKYPNI, encoded by the coding sequence ATGAGCCGAAATCTTGAAGACATTTTacatgaaaacattaataaatgcgTTGTATTATCGCTGCAGTTTGACGAATCTACGGACTATATCGGTACTGCacaattatgtgtttttattcgAATGGTTTTCGATGATATGTTGGTTACAGaagaattattaactattatgcCAATGCATGATCGCACAAGAGGTCAAgatatctttgatttatttaaaaattatattgcacgAACAAATTTTCCAATCTGCAAGTTGGTATCAATAACCACTGACGGGGCTCCAGCAGTGATTGGCAACAAAAGTGGCTTCGTTGCTTTGTGTAAAGGTGATGATGACATTCCAAATTTTATTGACTATCATTGTATCATACATACTCAAATATTATGTTCAAAAGTGTTAAAATTCAATCGTGTTATGGATGTTgcgtttaaaattgtaaattccaTAAGATCTAAAAGTTTGTCACGTCGTCAGTTTCGCGCTTTGCTGAATGAATGCGGTGAAGAACACAATGAACTGTTACTTCATACTGATGTAAGATGGTTAAGTCATGCTACATTTTTAGCAAGATTTAGAGAACTTCTGCCACAAATAACCTCATATTTACAATCTAAAGGTGATTCATATCCGCAATTAAATGATCAAGAATGGCTTCTCGATCTTGCTTTTTTCTGtgatgttactgaaaaattaaaccgATTAAATCAGCAACTACAgggtaaaagtaaaacaataatacatatgATTAGCATTTTGAAgtcatttaaggaaaaattaaatatgcttgCGATGCAACTAAAGCGTCGTGATTTAAAACACTATCAAAATCTGGCAGatgaatctaaaaataacaaGACTGTTGCTTACGACAAATATGCTGATGTTATTGGAATGCTTCTAAATGAATTTGATAGAAGATTTCTCAAACTAAGTGAACTTGAAGATATTGCTTGTTTTTTATCTTACCCGTTTAATGAGATCGACGTTAAAAGTCTTGCACAGAAACTTCACAATTTTCTTAATACTATAAATATAGCAGAATTAGAAgaagaaatactaaatattaaatgcgatataaatctaaaatcaatGGTTTCAGATAGCAATTTTTGGAAACTAATAAGCAAagataaatatccaaatatttag